A genomic region of Haliotis asinina isolate JCU_RB_2024 chromosome 1, JCU_Hal_asi_v2, whole genome shotgun sequence contains the following coding sequences:
- the LOC137297915 gene encoding dynein light chain 2, cytoplasmic: MSERKAVIKNADMSEDMQQDAVDCATQALEKYNIEKDIAAYIKKEFDKKYNPTWHCIVGRNFGSYVTHETKHFIYFYLGQVAVLLFKSG; this comes from the coding sequence ATGTCTGAGAGGAAAGCTGTCATTAAGAATGCTGACATGAGCGAGGACATGCAGCAAGATGCTGTAGACTGCGCCACACAAGCCCTTGAAAAATACAACATTGAGAAGGACATTGCTGCGTACATCAAGAAGGAGTTCGACAAGAAGTACAACCCCACATGGCATTGTATTGTCGGACGCAACTTTGGCAGCTACGTCACCCACGAGACCAAACACTTCATCTACTTCTATCTGGGACAGGTGGCCGTTCTTCTCTTCAAATCAGGATGA
- the LOC137274372 gene encoding serine/arginine-rich splicing factor 1A-like isoform X2 — translation MAYRGGIPNDSRIYVGNLPPDIRTRDIEDLFYKYGKIVFIDLKNRRGPPFAFVEFDDPRDAEDAVQQRDGYNYDGYTLRVEFPRGTGPGQSRGGIGPGGGGGGGRGDGGGGRRRGGPPSRRSEYRVLVSGLPPTGSWQDLKDHMREAGDVCYADVFKDGTGVVEFLRKEDMKYAVRKLDDSKFRSHEGEASYIRVKQDSRGKSRSRSPSFSPRRQSRGSPRYSPMRSRSNAE, via the exons ATGGCATACAGGGGTGGTATTCCTAACGATAGCAGAATTTACGTTGGGAACCTTCCTCCAGATATCAGAACACGTGATATCGAAGATTTGTTCTATAAATATGGTAAAATCGTTTTCATCGACTTGAAAAACAGACGAGGTCCACCTTTTGCTTTCGTCGAGTTCGACGATCCCAG AGATGCAGAAGATGCTGTTCAGCAGAGAGATGGCTATAACTATGACGGTTACACACTGAGGGTGGAATTTCCTAGAGGCACAGGACCAGGACAGAGCAGAGGAGGAATTGGTCCCGGGGGTGGCGGTGGTGGAGGTCGCGGTGATGGTGGCGGAGGAAGGAGGCGAGGTGGCCCTCCATCAAGGAGATCAGAATACAGAGTTCTGGTGTCAG GTTTGCCTCCCACTGGTAGCTGGCAGGACTTGAAGGACCACATGAGAGAGGCTGGTGATGTATGCTATGCTGATGTCTTCAAAGATGGCACAGGGGTAGTTGAATTTCTCCGCAAGGAAGACATGAAATATGCTGTAAGGAAACTAGATGACTCAAAGTTCCGTTCCCATGAG GGTGAAGCAAGCTACATACGTGTGAAGCAAGATTCTCGTGGAAAGTCTCGTAGTCGAAGCCCAAGCTTCTCACCACGAAGGCAATCCCGGGGCAGCCCCCGCTACTCCCCAATGCGATCCAGATCAA ATGCTGAATAG
- the LOC137274372 gene encoding serine/arginine-rich splicing factor 1A-like isoform X1, producing MAYRGGIPNDSRIYVGNLPPDIRTRDIEDLFYKYGKIVFIDLKNRRGPPFAFVEFDDPRDAEDAVQQRDGYNYDGYTLRVEFPRGTGPGQSRGGIGPGGGGGGGRGDGGGGRRRGGPPSRRSEYRVLVSGLPPTGSWQDLKDHMREAGDVCYADVFKDGTGVVEFLRKEDMKYAVRKLDDSKFRSHEGEASYIRVKQDSRGKSRSRSPSFSPRRQSRGSPRYSPMRSRSSSYSRGRSRSRSPY from the exons ATGGCATACAGGGGTGGTATTCCTAACGATAGCAGAATTTACGTTGGGAACCTTCCTCCAGATATCAGAACACGTGATATCGAAGATTTGTTCTATAAATATGGTAAAATCGTTTTCATCGACTTGAAAAACAGACGAGGTCCACCTTTTGCTTTCGTCGAGTTCGACGATCCCAG AGATGCAGAAGATGCTGTTCAGCAGAGAGATGGCTATAACTATGACGGTTACACACTGAGGGTGGAATTTCCTAGAGGCACAGGACCAGGACAGAGCAGAGGAGGAATTGGTCCCGGGGGTGGCGGTGGTGGAGGTCGCGGTGATGGTGGCGGAGGAAGGAGGCGAGGTGGCCCTCCATCAAGGAGATCAGAATACAGAGTTCTGGTGTCAG GTTTGCCTCCCACTGGTAGCTGGCAGGACTTGAAGGACCACATGAGAGAGGCTGGTGATGTATGCTATGCTGATGTCTTCAAAGATGGCACAGGGGTAGTTGAATTTCTCCGCAAGGAAGACATGAAATATGCTGTAAGGAAACTAGATGACTCAAAGTTCCGTTCCCATGAG GGTGAAGCAAGCTACATACGTGTGAAGCAAGATTCTCGTGGAAAGTCTCGTAGTCGAAGCCCAAGCTTCTCACCACGAAGGCAATCCCGGGGCAGCCCCCGCTACTCCCCAATGCGATCCAGATCAAGTTCGTATTCCCGTGGACGGTCGAGGTCACGCTCCCCATACTGA